Proteins found in one Anopheles aquasalis chromosome 3, idAnoAquaMG_Q_19, whole genome shotgun sequence genomic segment:
- the LOC126578082 gene encoding titin isoform X1 codes for MATASGHRMEQSTGMGPRKTLIIMVTVVGCVAILWPKVFYPMMVGNGQNKNVIKDHRGAGCCGVVLDQETFANASISYADQQKQQQQQQQQNLFRKRSYAPFVEIESIRQERPPHLRPEAMHPAMRERGSAIHGGERPHTPPRIVEGRPGPIPGMRPPMGAGSHQATKSANSMGFIMPLYTIGIVSFFIYTIMKLIFKKTPATPYAEVKPDPAFRNEVFTTTEPYIKRPDDGTTKLAWKDHSARQSVSASTSVTNAELVAPVASSASAVDTVASVAHSSVQSELSNDYEQLAASQPLPEQFHQSASNDDVKPETILANGLNGPADEQEIEKAEAATPLKDEQPPHDPTTEKVVDGIVVKKVVSFEEVSAGGSDRVLDVEQGYDVPDSVSAVTEEEIVVQRVVEQTAAAPSLEIQQPKEEMDVVVAEPIVSSEVPIEDKKQIEEPIETVADESEGPSITEQPAEISTTSEVANESAVTATEPTSELITFEEPTPEATVNEIVQEESAATVLERSDEEQQQTVEETVETTPTVDEIVEKTVPKIPEEATITVEEEIVAALKEESEPVQPEIRAEHESVATIEKNEDTTEPQAPVEEVLVSKDLQSGLLADALREDEATNVQLEVQETTAAANVVPEDDYPDLVIDNEMAIRVNETVEDITHAAEQLVCEVLEKAEELAKQQEEGEQQYPELPAYDPATQKLVDGIVIERFDPEVTKDAEIAATSSAASAELGLDVADQASQFVPEDDGPDVDSISEDTSLSVASVIEQQPLVKEGTEEVTTLPEALITTELLVDRTSSEPVIVDGSDQPTVETENVLEPEHTAGPSEPVQRNPESSNRKSVSIEEVHDDAPIADHTEGKVIEEHIIPISIAKEESAAGAMTITEVSADEPFVESPHDSKTASTLSSPLVTAVPVMDVIDEQQEQASEHQDNQDTGAVSVDALEHVTKEALVERTLNEAAAVVNEIESIVDHIITEKLIQSGGVPVDANAADTLPGGPPRLAASAALVVEAIESKSAASASVPSMMVSSSISNQATLISTTPSDTFEPVAAPPSTVITNGLTNLNGGTICDTNQPTPDGSLASESSTCTITASLDASFPIPVIKSPQAAIPESVDSPVPQHAIAPASTSETQSIHFAADPPASKSIAITETGVAANGSTGSYVVPEEREIERHTAPAPATATAATATTAATAATAASTSIGQVPTSVSNVTNPKFFTLNLANYSTSNNSSGNNSNRSSFSIPNLSQSQVALPVGGGDSADQLMELELLRKKLDETERAMTKIIANMGNIPKGQETNVTTEEATAASSEQQEPATEEQKEQETIMKDTEAKKEQSQPAPATNGHAIQPVDDAVTEAEVSPEIRQSKGKRDRSTERGTVKVMAMEVTAQRENGKRLSRPMTPLLPMGHAETTTAGTAGTEEHETRSILLDGRLPHDSKILVADAETAVEKLEPENSEEEEDAPVILSGKMTLSLINMDFIEKDATGTVAVGEIVTELHKPQEEITTGAVAGKGGD; via the exons atggccacggccagcggCCATCGAATGGAGCAGAGCACAGGGATGGGTCCCCGAAAGACCCTGATCATCATGGTGACGGTCGTCGGTTGTGTCGCCATACTGTGGCCTAAGGTTTTCTATCCCATGATGGTGGGCAACGGGCAGAACAAGAATGTCATCAAAGATCATCGTGGCGCCG GTTGCTGTGGAGTCGTACTGGACCAGGAAACGTTTGCCAATGCGTCGATCAGTTATGCcgaccagcagaagcagcagcaacagcaacaacagcagaatcTGTTCCGCAAGCGCAGCTATGCACCGTTCGTAGAGATTGAGA GTATACGACAGGAGCGACCGCCGCATCTCCGCCCGGAGGCGATGCATCCAGCGATGCGCGAACGAGGAAGCGCCATTCACGGTGGAGAACGTCCGCATACCCCGCCAAGGATCGTGGAAGGCAGA CCCGGTCCCATACCTGGTATGCGCCCACCTATGGGAGCTGGATCACATCAAGCCACCAAATCCGCCAACTCAATGGGTTTCATAATGCCACTCTATACCATCGGTATAGTTTCATTCTTCATCTACACCATCATGAAA CTGATATTCAAAAAGACACCGGCCACACCGTACGCTGAGGTGAAACCAGACCCGGCGTTCCGCAATGAGGTCTTCACCACGACGGAACCGTACATCAAGCGACCGGACGATGGTACGACGAAGCTCG CCTGGAAAGATCATAGCGCAA GACAATCGGTTTCGGCAAGCACGAGCGTCACGAACGCTGAGCTGGTTGCACCGGTGGCTTCGTCTGCCAGTGCCGTTGATACTGTTGCCTCGGTAGCGCATTCCTCCGTCCAGTCGGAGCTATCGAACGATTATGAGCAGCTGGCTGCTAGCCAGCCGCTCCCGGAGCAGTTTCACCAGAGTGCTAGTAACGACGATGTTAAACCGGAAACTATTCTGGCCAACGGATTGAACGGCCCGGCCGACGAACAGGAGATCGAGAAGGCTGAAGCGGCCACCCCGCTTAAGGACGAGCAACCGCCTCACGATCCAACTACCGAGAAGGTAGTTGATGGAATCGTTGTGAAAAAGGTTGTGTCGTTCGAGGAGGTATCCGCTGGTGGCTCCGATCGAGTGTTGGATGTAGAACAGGGATATGATGTTCCCGATAGCGTTTCGGCGGTCACCGAAGAGGAAATTGTTGTACAACGTGTCGTTgaacaaactgctgctgcaccctcaTTGGAAATCCAGCAGCCCAAAGAAGAGATGgatgtggttgttgctgagcCGATTGTGAGCAGCGAGGTGCCCATTGAAGATAAAAAACAGATCGAGGAACCGATTGAAACCGTTGCGGATGAGTCAGAGGGTCCATCGATCACTGAACAGCCTGCAGAGATTTCTACTACCAGTGAGGTGGCGAACGAAAGTGCAGTAACTGCAACTGAACCGACGAGCGAACTTATTACCTTCGAGGAACCTACACCAGAAGCTACTGTAAACGAAATTGTCCAGGAGGAAAGTGCAGCCACTGTTCTTGAGCGAAGCGAcgaagagcaacagcaaacagtagAAGAGACGGTAGAAACCACGCCGACAGTGGatgaaattgttgaaaaaaCAGTACCTAAAATCCCTGAAGAGGCCACCATTACCGTAGAGGAAGAGATTGTAGCGGCATTGAAGGAAGAGAGTGAACCCGTGCAGCCTGAAATTCGCGCTGAACATGAATCAGTAGCAACGATTGAGAAGAACGAGGATACCACGGAACCGCAAGCTCCGGTTGAGGAAGTGCTGGTTTCCAAGGACCTTCAGTCCGGTCTACTGGCGGATGCCCTGCGAGAGGATGAAGCTACGAACGTACAGTTGGAGGTCCAGGAGACCACGGCTGCCGCTAACGTGGTGCCGGAGGATGATTATCCTGATTTGGTGATTGATAACGAAATGGCCATTCGTGTGAACGAGACGGTTGAAGATATTACACACGCGGCGGAACAGTTGGTTTGTGAAGTGCTGGAAAAAGCGGAAGAACTGGCcaagcagcaagaagaaggcGAACAGCAATATCCCGAGCTACCGGCTTATGATCCGGCCACCCAGAAGCTGGTCGATGGCATCGTAATTGAACGTTTCGATCCGGAGGTAACGAAGGATGCGGAAATTGCCGccacttcttctgctgcatcCGCTGAGCTTGGGCTGGATGTGGCTGACCAAGCGAGCCAGTTCGTTCCGGAAGATGATGGCCCTGACGTTGATTCTATCAGCGAGGACACGTCGCTCAGTGTAGCGTCCGTAATCGAGCAGCAACCGTTGGTGAAGGAGGGAACGGAAGAGGTGACCACCCTACCGGAAGCCTTGATCACGACCGAGTTGTTGGTCGATCGGACGTCTAGTGAGCCGGTCATTGTGGATGGTAGCGATCAGCCGACGGTGGAGACGGAGAACGTTCTGGAGCCCGAGCACACAGCGGGACCGTCGGAACCCGTTCAGCGGAACCCAGAATCTTCAAACCGAAAGAGTGTCTCGATCGAGGAAGTGCACGATGATGCTCCGATTGCCGATCACACCGAAGGCAAGGTAATCGAAGAGCACATCATACCGATTAGCATCGCGAAGGAAgaaagtgctgctggtgctatgACCATCACGGAAGTGTCCGCTGATGAGCCGTTTGTTGAATCACCGCACGACTCGAAAACTGCTAGCACGCTCTCCAGTCCACTGGTAACCGCTGTCCCGGTGATGGATGTGATCGatgaacagcaggagcaggccTCCGAGCATCAGGATAATCAGGACACTGGCGCCGTTTCGGTAGACGCGCTCGAGCATGTGACGAAGGAGGCTCTGGTAGAGCGTACGCTTAATGAGGCCGCCGCCGTAgtgaatgaaatcgaatcgatcgttgATCATATCATCACCGAGAAGCTCATCCAAAGTGGAGGAGTGCCAGTGGATGCAAACGCTGCCGATACGCTACCCGGTGGCCCACCCCGATTGGCCGCTTCTGCTGCGCTGGTAGTCGAAGCTATCGAGTCCAAGTCAgccgccagtgccagtgtgccaaGCATGATGGTTTCCAGTAGCATTAGTAATCAGGCCACACTCATCTCCACCACACCATCCGACACCTTCGAGCCAGTCGCAGCGCCACCCAGCACTGTCATCACTAACGGGCTTACTAATCTGAATGGTGGAACGATTTGCGATACTAATCAACCTACGCCAGACGGTTCCCTAGCGTCCGAATCATCGACATGCACAATCACAGCTTCATTGGACGCCTCATTCCCTATCCCCGTCATCAAGTCACCGCAGGCAGCGATCCCAGAGTCTGTGGATTCCCCCGTACCCCAGCATGCTATCGCACCAGCCAGTACCAGTGAGACACAGAGTATCCATTTTGCCGCAGATCCGCCAGCAAGCAAGagcatcgccatcaccgagaCCGGTGTCGCAGCTAATGGATCAACCGGGAGCTACGTCGTACCCGAGGAACGCGAGATCGAGCGACacacggcaccagcaccagccacagcaaccgcagcaaccgcaacaaccgcggcaaccgcagcaaccgcGGCATCGACTTCAATTGGCCAAGTACCGACCAGTGTCAGCAACGTTACTAATCCCAAATTTTTCACTCTGAATCTTGCTAACTATAGCACTAGCAACAACAGTAGTGGTAACAATAGCAATCGCTCGTCCTTCTCGATACCTAACCTCTCGCAGTCGCAGGTTGCTTTGccggttggtggcggtgacagTGCCGACCAGCTGATGGAGCTTGAACTGTTGCGCAAGAAATTGGACGAAACGGAGCGTGCAATGACTAAAATTATCGCCAATATGGGCAACATCCCGAAGGGCCAG GAAACAAATGTAACGACGGAGGAGGCGACTGCAGCTTCTTCGGAACAACAGGAACCAGCTAccgaggagcagaaggagcaggaaACTATCATGAAGGATACCGAGGCGAAGAAGGAACAGTCACAGCCGGCACCGGCTACCAACGGTCACGCTATCCAACCAGTCGACGATGCAGTGACCGAGGCTGAAGTGAGCCCGGAGATACGACAGTCCAAGGGTAAGCGCGATCGCAGTACCGAGCGTGGAACGGTAAAGGTGATGGCCATGGAGGTGACGGCTCAGcgggaaaatggcaaacggctTAGCCGACCTATGACACCATTGCTTCCGATGGGACATGCGGAAACG ACAACCGCTGGTACAGCAGGAACCGAAGAGCATGAGACACGTTCCATCCTGCTCGATGGACGGTTACCGCACGATTCGAAGATCCTGGTGGCCGATGCTGAGACGGCAGTTGAAAAGCTGGAACCGGAAAattccgaagaagaagaggatgcACCG GTAATTTTGAGCGGCAAAATGACTCTTTCGTTGATCAACATGGATTTCATCGAAAAGGATGCAACAGGAACGGTTGCGGTGGGAG AGATTGTTACTGAGCTGCACAAACCACAGGAAGAAATCACGACGGGTGCGGTTGCCGGTAAGGGTGGTGATTAG
- the LOC126578082 gene encoding titin isoform X3: protein MATASGHRMEQSTGMGPRKTLIIMVTVVGCVAILWPKVFYPMMVGNGQNKNVIKDHRGAGIRQERPPHLRPEAMHPAMRERGSAIHGGERPHTPPRIVEGRPGPIPGMRPPMGAGSHQATKSANSMGFIMPLYTIGIVSFFIYTIMKLIFKKTPATPYAEVKPDPAFRNEVFTTTEPYIKRPDDGTTKLAWKDHSARQSVSASTSVTNAELVAPVASSASAVDTVASVAHSSVQSELSNDYEQLAASQPLPEQFHQSASNDDVKPETILANGLNGPADEQEIEKAEAATPLKDEQPPHDPTTEKVVDGIVVKKVVSFEEVSAGGSDRVLDVEQGYDVPDSVSAVTEEEIVVQRVVEQTAAAPSLEIQQPKEEMDVVVAEPIVSSEVPIEDKKQIEEPIETVADESEGPSITEQPAEISTTSEVANESAVTATEPTSELITFEEPTPEATVNEIVQEESAATVLERSDEEQQQTVEETVETTPTVDEIVEKTVPKIPEEATITVEEEIVAALKEESEPVQPEIRAEHESVATIEKNEDTTEPQAPVEEVLVSKDLQSGLLADALREDEATNVQLEVQETTAAANVVPEDDYPDLVIDNEMAIRVNETVEDITHAAEQLVCEVLEKAEELAKQQEEGEQQYPELPAYDPATQKLVDGIVIERFDPEVTKDAEIAATSSAASAELGLDVADQASQFVPEDDGPDVDSISEDTSLSVASVIEQQPLVKEGTEEVTTLPEALITTELLVDRTSSEPVIVDGSDQPTVETENVLEPEHTAGPSEPVQRNPESSNRKSVSIEEVHDDAPIADHTEGKVIEEHIIPISIAKEESAAGAMTITEVSADEPFVESPHDSKTASTLSSPLVTAVPVMDVIDEQQEQASEHQDNQDTGAVSVDALEHVTKEALVERTLNEAAAVVNEIESIVDHIITEKLIQSGGVPVDANAADTLPGGPPRLAASAALVVEAIESKSAASASVPSMMVSSSISNQATLISTTPSDTFEPVAAPPSTVITNGLTNLNGGTICDTNQPTPDGSLASESSTCTITASLDASFPIPVIKSPQAAIPESVDSPVPQHAIAPASTSETQSIHFAADPPASKSIAITETGVAANGSTGSYVVPEEREIERHTAPAPATATAATATTAATAATAASTSIGQVPTSVSNVTNPKFFTLNLANYSTSNNSSGNNSNRSSFSIPNLSQSQVALPVGGGDSADQLMELELLRKKLDETERAMTKIIANMGNIPKGQETNVTTEEATAASSEQQEPATEEQKEQETIMKDTEAKKEQSQPAPATNGHAIQPVDDAVTEAEVSPEIRQSKGKRDRSTERGTVKVMAMEVTAQRENGKRLSRPMTPLLPMGHAETTTAGTAGTEEHETRSILLDGRLPHDSKILVADAETAVEKLEPENSEEEEDAPVILSGKMTLSLINMDFIEKDATGTVAVGEIVTELHKPQEEITTGAVAGKGGD from the exons atggccacggccagcggCCATCGAATGGAGCAGAGCACAGGGATGGGTCCCCGAAAGACCCTGATCATCATGGTGACGGTCGTCGGTTGTGTCGCCATACTGTGGCCTAAGGTTTTCTATCCCATGATGGTGGGCAACGGGCAGAACAAGAATGTCATCAAAGATCATCGTGGCGCCG GTATACGACAGGAGCGACCGCCGCATCTCCGCCCGGAGGCGATGCATCCAGCGATGCGCGAACGAGGAAGCGCCATTCACGGTGGAGAACGTCCGCATACCCCGCCAAGGATCGTGGAAGGCAGA CCCGGTCCCATACCTGGTATGCGCCCACCTATGGGAGCTGGATCACATCAAGCCACCAAATCCGCCAACTCAATGGGTTTCATAATGCCACTCTATACCATCGGTATAGTTTCATTCTTCATCTACACCATCATGAAA CTGATATTCAAAAAGACACCGGCCACACCGTACGCTGAGGTGAAACCAGACCCGGCGTTCCGCAATGAGGTCTTCACCACGACGGAACCGTACATCAAGCGACCGGACGATGGTACGACGAAGCTCG CCTGGAAAGATCATAGCGCAA GACAATCGGTTTCGGCAAGCACGAGCGTCACGAACGCTGAGCTGGTTGCACCGGTGGCTTCGTCTGCCAGTGCCGTTGATACTGTTGCCTCGGTAGCGCATTCCTCCGTCCAGTCGGAGCTATCGAACGATTATGAGCAGCTGGCTGCTAGCCAGCCGCTCCCGGAGCAGTTTCACCAGAGTGCTAGTAACGACGATGTTAAACCGGAAACTATTCTGGCCAACGGATTGAACGGCCCGGCCGACGAACAGGAGATCGAGAAGGCTGAAGCGGCCACCCCGCTTAAGGACGAGCAACCGCCTCACGATCCAACTACCGAGAAGGTAGTTGATGGAATCGTTGTGAAAAAGGTTGTGTCGTTCGAGGAGGTATCCGCTGGTGGCTCCGATCGAGTGTTGGATGTAGAACAGGGATATGATGTTCCCGATAGCGTTTCGGCGGTCACCGAAGAGGAAATTGTTGTACAACGTGTCGTTgaacaaactgctgctgcaccctcaTTGGAAATCCAGCAGCCCAAAGAAGAGATGgatgtggttgttgctgagcCGATTGTGAGCAGCGAGGTGCCCATTGAAGATAAAAAACAGATCGAGGAACCGATTGAAACCGTTGCGGATGAGTCAGAGGGTCCATCGATCACTGAACAGCCTGCAGAGATTTCTACTACCAGTGAGGTGGCGAACGAAAGTGCAGTAACTGCAACTGAACCGACGAGCGAACTTATTACCTTCGAGGAACCTACACCAGAAGCTACTGTAAACGAAATTGTCCAGGAGGAAAGTGCAGCCACTGTTCTTGAGCGAAGCGAcgaagagcaacagcaaacagtagAAGAGACGGTAGAAACCACGCCGACAGTGGatgaaattgttgaaaaaaCAGTACCTAAAATCCCTGAAGAGGCCACCATTACCGTAGAGGAAGAGATTGTAGCGGCATTGAAGGAAGAGAGTGAACCCGTGCAGCCTGAAATTCGCGCTGAACATGAATCAGTAGCAACGATTGAGAAGAACGAGGATACCACGGAACCGCAAGCTCCGGTTGAGGAAGTGCTGGTTTCCAAGGACCTTCAGTCCGGTCTACTGGCGGATGCCCTGCGAGAGGATGAAGCTACGAACGTACAGTTGGAGGTCCAGGAGACCACGGCTGCCGCTAACGTGGTGCCGGAGGATGATTATCCTGATTTGGTGATTGATAACGAAATGGCCATTCGTGTGAACGAGACGGTTGAAGATATTACACACGCGGCGGAACAGTTGGTTTGTGAAGTGCTGGAAAAAGCGGAAGAACTGGCcaagcagcaagaagaaggcGAACAGCAATATCCCGAGCTACCGGCTTATGATCCGGCCACCCAGAAGCTGGTCGATGGCATCGTAATTGAACGTTTCGATCCGGAGGTAACGAAGGATGCGGAAATTGCCGccacttcttctgctgcatcCGCTGAGCTTGGGCTGGATGTGGCTGACCAAGCGAGCCAGTTCGTTCCGGAAGATGATGGCCCTGACGTTGATTCTATCAGCGAGGACACGTCGCTCAGTGTAGCGTCCGTAATCGAGCAGCAACCGTTGGTGAAGGAGGGAACGGAAGAGGTGACCACCCTACCGGAAGCCTTGATCACGACCGAGTTGTTGGTCGATCGGACGTCTAGTGAGCCGGTCATTGTGGATGGTAGCGATCAGCCGACGGTGGAGACGGAGAACGTTCTGGAGCCCGAGCACACAGCGGGACCGTCGGAACCCGTTCAGCGGAACCCAGAATCTTCAAACCGAAAGAGTGTCTCGATCGAGGAAGTGCACGATGATGCTCCGATTGCCGATCACACCGAAGGCAAGGTAATCGAAGAGCACATCATACCGATTAGCATCGCGAAGGAAgaaagtgctgctggtgctatgACCATCACGGAAGTGTCCGCTGATGAGCCGTTTGTTGAATCACCGCACGACTCGAAAACTGCTAGCACGCTCTCCAGTCCACTGGTAACCGCTGTCCCGGTGATGGATGTGATCGatgaacagcaggagcaggccTCCGAGCATCAGGATAATCAGGACACTGGCGCCGTTTCGGTAGACGCGCTCGAGCATGTGACGAAGGAGGCTCTGGTAGAGCGTACGCTTAATGAGGCCGCCGCCGTAgtgaatgaaatcgaatcgatcgttgATCATATCATCACCGAGAAGCTCATCCAAAGTGGAGGAGTGCCAGTGGATGCAAACGCTGCCGATACGCTACCCGGTGGCCCACCCCGATTGGCCGCTTCTGCTGCGCTGGTAGTCGAAGCTATCGAGTCCAAGTCAgccgccagtgccagtgtgccaaGCATGATGGTTTCCAGTAGCATTAGTAATCAGGCCACACTCATCTCCACCACACCATCCGACACCTTCGAGCCAGTCGCAGCGCCACCCAGCACTGTCATCACTAACGGGCTTACTAATCTGAATGGTGGAACGATTTGCGATACTAATCAACCTACGCCAGACGGTTCCCTAGCGTCCGAATCATCGACATGCACAATCACAGCTTCATTGGACGCCTCATTCCCTATCCCCGTCATCAAGTCACCGCAGGCAGCGATCCCAGAGTCTGTGGATTCCCCCGTACCCCAGCATGCTATCGCACCAGCCAGTACCAGTGAGACACAGAGTATCCATTTTGCCGCAGATCCGCCAGCAAGCAAGagcatcgccatcaccgagaCCGGTGTCGCAGCTAATGGATCAACCGGGAGCTACGTCGTACCCGAGGAACGCGAGATCGAGCGACacacggcaccagcaccagccacagcaaccgcagcaaccgcaacaaccgcggcaaccgcagcaaccgcGGCATCGACTTCAATTGGCCAAGTACCGACCAGTGTCAGCAACGTTACTAATCCCAAATTTTTCACTCTGAATCTTGCTAACTATAGCACTAGCAACAACAGTAGTGGTAACAATAGCAATCGCTCGTCCTTCTCGATACCTAACCTCTCGCAGTCGCAGGTTGCTTTGccggttggtggcggtgacagTGCCGACCAGCTGATGGAGCTTGAACTGTTGCGCAAGAAATTGGACGAAACGGAGCGTGCAATGACTAAAATTATCGCCAATATGGGCAACATCCCGAAGGGCCAG GAAACAAATGTAACGACGGAGGAGGCGACTGCAGCTTCTTCGGAACAACAGGAACCAGCTAccgaggagcagaaggagcaggaaACTATCATGAAGGATACCGAGGCGAAGAAGGAACAGTCACAGCCGGCACCGGCTACCAACGGTCACGCTATCCAACCAGTCGACGATGCAGTGACCGAGGCTGAAGTGAGCCCGGAGATACGACAGTCCAAGGGTAAGCGCGATCGCAGTACCGAGCGTGGAACGGTAAAGGTGATGGCCATGGAGGTGACGGCTCAGcgggaaaatggcaaacggctTAGCCGACCTATGACACCATTGCTTCCGATGGGACATGCGGAAACG ACAACCGCTGGTACAGCAGGAACCGAAGAGCATGAGACACGTTCCATCCTGCTCGATGGACGGTTACCGCACGATTCGAAGATCCTGGTGGCCGATGCTGAGACGGCAGTTGAAAAGCTGGAACCGGAAAattccgaagaagaagaggatgcACCG GTAATTTTGAGCGGCAAAATGACTCTTTCGTTGATCAACATGGATTTCATCGAAAAGGATGCAACAGGAACGGTTGCGGTGGGAG AGATTGTTACTGAGCTGCACAAACCACAGGAAGAAATCACGACGGGTGCGGTTGCCGGTAAGGGTGGTGATTAG